GACGGCGGCATCGATGCCGGGCGGATGCCAGGCGGCGAACGGCCGGCCTTTGCGGTCGTACAGCACGGCGGCGCTGAGGTGTTGACGGGCTTCCAGCGCCGCCAGCAACTGCGTGGCCAGGCGGCGGTCGTTGAACTGCACGGCATCGACGGCGCCCTGCGCCAGCACCGCGGCGAGCGCGTCCAGCTCCTGCCGCTCGCCGCGGCGCTGGTCGGCCACGGTCGCCACGGCGAAGACGGCGTAGACGACCAGCAGCGCGCTCGCGGCGGCCTGCAGGCACATCGACGTCAGTTTTCGATTGAGGCTGGAGCGCTCGAGAGTCAGCATGGGTTGACGGATCCGGCGGTCGGCGCTGCGAACGAGCCTGTCGGACAGGCCCACCATGCAAGAAAGCAAATTCTTGCAGGAATTGACTATAGGTGAGGGCTATGACGCGCCGTTTGTGCTGGCGCAAAGTGGCGGGGCAGAGATGCGTCGCCGGAGGAGGGAAGGTATATATAGACGTCGTCCCCGCGGAGGCGGGACCCAATTGTGCATGAGCTGTGGAAACGCATGCAGAAATTGGGTCCCCGCCTGCGCGGGGACGACGAAGGTTTGGCGCTACTTGTTCACGCGGCTAGCTCAGCAACATCCTCCGCGTTTTCCATTACCGTAGCGGGCCTGCTGGCGCTCGCGGAAAAACTCCTCGTAGCTCATGACCGGTTGATCCGGATGGGTCTTTTCCATGTGCGCCACATAGGTGTCGTATTCCGGCAGGCCGACCATCAGGCGCATGCTTTGCCCGAGGTAGCGGCCCGCCTGGGCCAGCGCGCCGAGCATCACTGCACCTCGGCCATCGAGGCGGCAGGCGCCGCGACGTACGGCGTTTCCTGGGCGCTCGGGCGGGCATTCTTGCGCGCGGCCAGCGCCGTGCGGATGCCGTACAGCAGCACCGCGACCACGACGACCATGAAGAAGCCGCACAAGGTGGCGTCGACGTAGTCGTTGAAGATGATGCGGCCCATCTGGTCGAGCGACTTGGCCGGTGCCAGCACCTGGCCCTGGTCGAGCGCGGCCTGGAACTTGTGGGCGTGGGCCATGAAGCCGACCTTGACGTTCGGATCGAAGATCTTGAGCCAGCCGGCCGACAGCGTGCAGATCAGCAGCCAGATGGTCGGCACGATCGAGACCCACGCGTACTGGCCGCGCTTCATCTTGAACAGCACGACGGTGCCCAGCGTGAGCGCGATACCGGCCAGCATCTGGTTGGCGATGCCGAACAGCGGCCACAGCGTGTTGATGCCGCCCAGCGGATCGACGACGCCCTGGTACAGGAAATAGCCCCAGGCGGCCACGCACAGGCCGGTGGCGATCAGGTTCGCGGGCAGCGATTCCGTGCGCTTGAACGACGGCGCGAAGGCGCCCAGCAGGTCCTGCAGCATGAAGCGGCCGGCGCGGGTACCCGCGTCGACGGCGGTCAGGATGAACAGCGCTTCGAACAGGATCGCGAAGTGGTACCAGAACGCCATCATGACCTTGCCGCCGATGACGTTCGACAGGATGTGGGCCATGCCGACGGCCAGCGTCGGGGCGCCGCCGGCGCGCGAGATGATGGTGTGCTCGCCGACGTCCTTGGCGATCTGCGTCAGCTGGTCGGGCGTGATCACGAAGCCCCAGTTCGAGACCGCGGCGGCGGCCGTCTGGGCGGTCGTGCCGATCACGGCGGCCGGGCTGTTCATCGCGAAATAGACGCCCGGATCGATGGTCGACGCGGCGACGAGGGCCATGATGGCGACGAACGATTCCATCAGCATGCCGCCGTAGCCGATGAAGCGGGCATGGCGTTCGTTCTCGATCATCTTGGGCGTGGTGCCCGACGAGATCAGCGCGTGGAAGCCGGACACGGCGCCGCAGGCGATGGTGATGAACAGGAACGGGAACAGCGTGCCGGACCAGGCCGGACCGGTGCCGTCGATGAAGCGGGTGATCGACGGCATCTGCATCATCGGGGCGACGAACACGATGCCCAGCGCGAGGCCGACGATGGTGCCGATCTTGAGGAACGTGGAGAGGTAGTCGCGCGGTGCCAGCAGCAGCCACACGGGGATGACCGACGCCACGAAGCCGTAGCCGATCAGCATCCAGGTCAGCTGCGTGCCGGTGAACGTGAACATCGGGCCCCAGACGGCGGAATCGTGCACGTACTGGCCGCCGACGATGGCGCCGATCAGCAGCACGAAGCCGATCAGCGACACTTCGCCGATGCGCCCGACGCGGATGTAGCGCGAGTAGACGCCCATGAACAGCGCGATCGGGATCGTCGCCATCACGGTGAACGAGCCCCACGGCGAGCCGGTCAGGGCCTTCACGACGATCAGCGCCAGCACGGCCAGGATGATCACCATGATCATGAAGGTGCCGAACAGGGCGATCACGCCGGGGATCTCGCCCATCTCGGACTTGATCAGGTCGCCCAGCGAACGGCCGTCGCGGCGCATCGAGATGAACAGCACCATGAAGTCCTGCACGGCGCCCGCGAACACGACGCCGGCCAGGATCCACAGCATGCCGGGCAGATAGCCCATCTGCGCGGCGAGCACGGGGCCGACGAGCGGACCGGCGCCGGCGATCGCGGCGAAGTGGTGGCCGAACAGCACGTAGCGGTTCGTCGGCACGAAGTCGAGGCCGTCGTTGTACTTGTACGCCGGGGTCTGGCGCTGGGCATCGAGGCCCATCACCTTGTCGGCGATGAACAGGCTGTAGAAGCGGTACGCGATGAGGTAGACGCAGACGGCCGCGATGACGACCCAGACCGCGTTGATGGATTCGCCGCGCTTGAGGGCGACGTAGGCGAGCGAGACGGCGCCCGCGAGCGATAGCGCAGCCCAGCCGAGCTGGCTTGTTAGACGTTTCATGTTGACTCCTCCGATGGATGCGCTGCCCGACCGGTCGATGCCGGCTTGCACGAGTTGCAGCGTGCTTGCAAGTATCTTGCACGGGTCGGCAATCAACAAGCGCATGATTACGCAGCACGCTACGTAGTCCTACGTAGGGTGGGCGGGTTTCCCGCCCGCGCGCTGATAGCTCGCGGCAGCCGGACCGCGCGCGCGAACGGAGCCGCCACGTATCACCGCGTGGACGGCTTGCCGTCCACCCTACAGCTGACCATGCAGCAACGGCTGATCGGTCGTACAATTTCATGTTACGACTATTTCGACGCGCACGGCATGCAATTACGGCAGAAGGTCATCTTTCTCGCGATCGCCCCGCTGATCGTGGCGCTGTGCGTGATCGCCCTGTTCGTCCGGCAACAGGCGATCGCGCTCGCGCACGAGCAGCACGCGACCATCCAGCAGGCCTACCTGGCCAGCAAAGAGGCCGAACTCAGGCACTACGTGGACCTGGCCTCGCACTCGATCGCCCACCTGACGGCATCCGGCCGCAGCGACCCCGCCACGCTGGCGGAGGCCAAGCGCGTGCTGCAAGCGCTCAGCTTCGGCGACGACGGCTATTTCTTCGTCTACGACATGCAGGGCCGCAACCTGATGCATCCGCGCCAGCCCGAGCTGGTCGGACGCGACCTGTGGAACCTGCGCGACCAGTTCGGCGCGCCGACCATCCAGAACATCGTCGCCGTGGCGAAGCAGGGCGGGGGCCTGGTCCGCTACAACTGGGTCAAGCCGTCGACGAACAAACCGGGCCCCAAGCTGGGCTACGTCGTGGCGATCCCGCAATGGGGCTGGATCATGGGCAGCGGCCTGTACCTCGATGACGTGCAGGCCGCGCTCGACCGGGTCGACGCCCAGCAGTCGCTCAACATCCGGACGACGATGTGGTGGATCGCCGGCCTCGCCATCCTGGCCACGCTCGTCATCGGCGGCGCCGGCCTCGCCTTGAACATCAGCGAATCGCGCGTGGCGGACATGAAATTGAAAGCCCTCGCGCAGCGCGTCGTCGATTCGCAGGAACAGGAGCGGGCCCGATTGTCGCGCGATCTGCACGACGGCATCAGCCAGTGGCTCGTGTCGATCAAGCTGCAGATCGAGGCCGGCATCATCCGCATGAAAGGTACGCCGGACCAGCAGCGCCAGGCGCATGCCAGTTTCGAGCGCACGGCGGAAGAGCTGAACAAGGTGCTGGGTGAGGTGCGCCGCATCTCGCACGACCTGCGTCCGACCCTGCTGGACGATCTTGGCCTTGCCGCCGCGCTCGACCATCTGGCGGAAGAATTCTCGCAGCACAGCGGCACGCCCGTGAAGTTTGCCGCGTCGGGCGATGCCGAGCACCTGCCGCAGACCGTCGGCACGGTGCTGTTCCGCATCGCCCAGGAAGCGCTGACGAACATCGAACGCCACGCGGGCGCGCACCGCATCGACCTGTCGCTGCACACCGGCCGCGGGCGCGTGCTGCTCACCATCGCCGACGACGGCGCCGGCTTCGACGCCGAGGGCGTGGCCACCCACCCGCAGCGCGGCATCGGGCTGCGCAACATGATGGAACGGCTGGACGCCATCGGCGGCCACCTCGACATCGCATCGTCGGCCGCCGGCACCACCGTGTGCGCAAGCGTCGAACTGGAGGATTCATGACGACCGGGACCATCCACATCATGCTCGTCGACGACCACCCGCTCGTGCGCGACGGCCTGCGCGCGCGCCTGGAGGCCGTGCCGCATTTCCGCGTGGTGGCCGAAGCGGATTCCGGCGCCGAAGCGCTCGCGCTCGCGGGGACCACGCGCATCGACCTCGTGCTGATGGACATCACCATGCGCGATGGCAGCGGTATCGAGGCGACGGCCCGCCTGTATGCGAACTTCCCGGACATCGCCGTGCTGATCCTGTCCATGCACGACAAGCTCGAATACGTCACGCAAGCCATGCAGGCAGGCGCGCGCGGTTACGTGTTGAAGGACGCGCCGGGCAAGGACATCGTGCTGGCCATCGATACCGTCATGGCCGGCGGCATCTATTACAGCGCCGCGGTGGCCCGTCAGCTGGCGCGGCCGTCGGCGCAGGACAACCAGCTGACGTCGCGCGAACAGGAAGTGCTGCGCCACATCGCCAACGGGGAATCGAACAAGCAGATCGCGCGCGCGCTCGACCTGTCCGTGCGCACCGTCGAAACGCACCGCCTGAACATCAAGCGCAAATTGGGGATCGAAGGGCAGGCCGAGCTGATCAAGTTCGCCGTGCAGCATGGACGGTTCGGCGCTTCCGGGGCGTAAATATATCTGCAAGAACGTATCCCGGGGGAAACAGAAACAGTTGCTTTCCAAAAAAGGGTGCTCTACTATTAGCTGGTTACTATCAATGCATATTCGCTAATGGCCAGCGCCCCGTTCCCGGTGGTTGAAATACGCTCCGTCGCCAACGCGCAGAACGAGTGGGTCGCTCTTTTGCTTGGCACGCCGGGCACGGGCCTCGACGCCGCCGGCTTGCTCGACCTGTTCGGCACGCCGGACCTGCTGGCCGCCATCGCGCCGCTCGATGGCATCGTCCTGCTGGATGATGCGGCCAATCTCACACCGTCCGTCCTGGACGTGCTGCCGCCCAACCGCGTGCTGCTGGCCGTGCGCGCCGGCGCGCTCGCGACGGACGGCACGGCGCGCCGCCTGGCGGAACTGCAGCTGACCGGCTACCGCGTACTGATCGACGGTCCGCTGCCGGAAGGCGTGGCGGCGCCCATCGCGCTGCGCACCGTGGCGCGCGACGCCGGCCTCGACCTGCCGCGCGCCGGCGCGCTGCCCGCGCTGTTCGGACCGCACCTGGCCTACCACGTCGACGACATGGCGTGCTACCGCGCCTGCGAGACCGCCGGCTTTTCCTGGTTCAGCGGCGACTACGCACTGCAGGCCAGCGTGCCCGAAGGCGACGACGGCACGTCGCGCCGCCACATGCTGACGATGCTCGCCCTGCTGGCCCGCGACGCCGATTCGCGCGAGCTGGAAGCGCAGCTCAAACAGGACCCGGCCCTGTCGTACCACCTGCTGAAGCTGGTGAATTCGGCCGCATTCTCCGTCGGCACGCAGATCACGAGCTTCGCCCAGGCGATCAGCCGCCTGGGCCGCCGCCAGCTGCAGCGCTGGCTGCAACTGCTGCTGTACGCGCGCCCGCATCCGGACAGTCCGCCGAACCTGATGCTGCCGA
This genomic stretch from Massilia putida harbors:
- a CDS encoding carbon starvation CstA family protein; translation: MKRLTSQLGWAALSLAGAVSLAYVALKRGESINAVWVVIAAVCVYLIAYRFYSLFIADKVMGLDAQRQTPAYKYNDGLDFVPTNRYVLFGHHFAAIAGAGPLVGPVLAAQMGYLPGMLWILAGVVFAGAVQDFMVLFISMRRDGRSLGDLIKSEMGEIPGVIALFGTFMIMVIILAVLALIVVKALTGSPWGSFTVMATIPIALFMGVYSRYIRVGRIGEVSLIGFVLLIGAIVGGQYVHDSAVWGPMFTFTGTQLTWMLIGYGFVASVIPVWLLLAPRDYLSTFLKIGTIVGLALGIVFVAPMMQMPSITRFIDGTGPAWSGTLFPFLFITIACGAVSGFHALISSGTTPKMIENERHARFIGYGGMLMESFVAIMALVAASTIDPGVYFAMNSPAAVIGTTAQTAAAAVSNWGFVITPDQLTQIAKDVGEHTIISRAGGAPTLAVGMAHILSNVIGGKVMMAFWYHFAILFEALFILTAVDAGTRAGRFMLQDLLGAFAPSFKRTESLPANLIATGLCVAAWGYFLYQGVVDPLGGINTLWPLFGIANQMLAGIALTLGTVVLFKMKRGQYAWVSIVPTIWLLICTLSAGWLKIFDPNVKVGFMAHAHKFQAALDQGQVLAPAKSLDQMGRIIFNDYVDATLCGFFMVVVVAVLLYGIRTALAARKNARPSAQETPYVAAPAASMAEVQ
- a CDS encoding response regulator; this encodes MTTGTIHIMLVDDHPLVRDGLRARLEAVPHFRVVAEADSGAEALALAGTTRIDLVLMDITMRDGSGIEATARLYANFPDIAVLILSMHDKLEYVTQAMQAGARGYVLKDAPGKDIVLAIDTVMAGGIYYSAAVARQLARPSAQDNQLTSREQEVLRHIANGESNKQIARALDLSVRTVETHRLNIKRKLGIEGQAELIKFAVQHGRFGASGA
- a CDS encoding YbdD/YjiX family protein; protein product: MLGALAQAGRYLGQSMRLMVGLPEYDTYVAHMEKTHPDQPVMSYEEFFRERQQARYGNGKRGGCC
- a CDS encoding cache domain-containing protein encodes the protein MQLRQKVIFLAIAPLIVALCVIALFVRQQAIALAHEQHATIQQAYLASKEAELRHYVDLASHSIAHLTASGRSDPATLAEAKRVLQALSFGDDGYFFVYDMQGRNLMHPRQPELVGRDLWNLRDQFGAPTIQNIVAVAKQGGGLVRYNWVKPSTNKPGPKLGYVVAIPQWGWIMGSGLYLDDVQAALDRVDAQQSLNIRTTMWWIAGLAILATLVIGGAGLALNISESRVADMKLKALAQRVVDSQEQERARLSRDLHDGISQWLVSIKLQIEAGIIRMKGTPDQQRQAHASFERTAEELNKVLGEVRRISHDLRPTLLDDLGLAAALDHLAEEFSQHSGTPVKFAASGDAEHLPQTVGTVLFRIAQEALTNIERHAGAHRIDLSLHTGRGRVLLTIADDGAGFDAEGVATHPQRGIGLRNMMERLDAIGGHLDIASSAAGTTVCASVELEDS
- a CDS encoding HDOD domain-containing protein translates to MASAPFPVVEIRSVANAQNEWVALLLGTPGTGLDAAGLLDLFGTPDLLAAIAPLDGIVLLDDAANLTPSVLDVLPPNRVLLAVRAGALATDGTARRLAELQLTGYRVLIDGPLPEGVAAPIALRTVARDAGLDLPRAGALPALFGPHLAYHVDDMACYRACETAGFSWFSGDYALQASVPEGDDGTSRRHMLTMLALLARDADSRELEAQLKQDPALSYHLLKLVNSAAFSVGTQITSFAQAISRLGRRQLQRWLQLLLYARPHPDSPPNLMLPMAALRGASLEALCKRDGGDRDDQDLAFMTGVFSLLDRLFQMPMAEVVQDLNLPEHVEAALLSRDGQLGQRLRLAEAGRPDPETLEEAGVDGPDWWQSQLHAYHWAIQVARNV